TGAAGGCTACGGTAGTTTGTGCTCAGGCATCTAAAGTTGTATTACTATCTCTTTTACCTGTTTATTTAATGTTTGTTAGAACcgaaagttttttaaaatacccTTGTGACCTAAAGTTCTCGATGTTTTAGCGAAAAATTCCTTTACCCTCTGCTGTTAGAGCTCTATAAGTTCTCTCCGTTTCTCTCACAATGTATCGGTAGTGCCATTGCTGTTGATGGAAGATGGGTTCGACTACTTCATCCCCCCAATATGAGAGTATGTTCCTTGCACATATTGTTATCCCCAGGATAAAATTCTATATTGAAGAACCGAATATATCGTTCCAGGCTTGGGCAGCGATTATGCTAGCCTCACCAATGTCAGactatttgaaaaacaagGATATGTATTGTCATCCCATTGTGTGGTTCCATGAAGTCATCAATGACACAGAGAGGGTTTTGACTTCTTTGTTCAACGAGGTTGTTCTTGATGGATTTTTAATCTTTAGTAACCGTTACAGATCAGTGTGTGCTTACGGATTATGTGTCTTCTAGATCGGAATCCCCCTTTCATGCATACCTGAAGCTGTAGAGTGCAAGAAAACTGATTCACAAGAAGGATCGTTCCTTTCATCGCAGAAACTGACACATATTAAGGTAAGCAGTACCGATTTTCGCCTCTTTTCTAGAAGACACAACAATGAACGTTTGCTTTGCGATCGCGGATAAGTTCCCGAGCGGAACGACCCCTTCgctttaataaaaaaaacaacaataaaaaataaaataataaagatgcgttttttttctattattttacttaGCATTTTAGTTAGCTCCGATAACAAGCAGTGAACGGGCGATGTTTGAGGACtatgcaaagaaaatgaatgtgCCTGCGGATGTTTTTGAAGTAGACTGAGTCAGTGAACCCCAATCTTTAAATTTCTGCAATTCAcaacaaaatttcttgaatgtgATGCATGAGCAAGTACTTATAGCCTGATATAGTCTCACAGTTCTCATTGGTCTCGTGATTAATGCGTGTTCTGTTGTTGATCAAACCTTCTgtaactattatttattttattgaggAATTCACAATGTTATACGTTGTATAAAGTATAGAAGCCACCAAAAACATTGAAGATTTATGTTGGAAGAAGTGTTTGTGAACTATTCCGGTTTATCTGACTAcggataaacaaaaataacatcaGTGAGATTGTCAGGAAACATAATCTTCAGAAGAAATTCGCTGTGTTTTTTCTCATGTATTCTTGTTTGTATAGTATGCTTTATCCTCTGTGATCGATAAGATAACAGTGGATGGCGAATGGCAGTTTCGCACAAGATTCCTCCAAATAAGGAGACTCTCGCGATATTTCACATCTATGCTTGGAATCTGTGATTTATTAAGTTCAACTATATAGCAAGAAATGGAGTAAAACTATTGGTAAGAGCTTGTTATGGATAGAGTTAAGCATAAGCACTATTGTGATTTTTCCGTCATGATAGTGACTCCAGCAGGTGCGCATATCGCATGGGACGCATAGGCTGCAACGTTGCACTGTTTCTGTTTCACTGCACTCCCTAATTCTTTCTACCTAGACGTTCAGTGGAAATACTTCCGGCTACTTCATGAGGAACTACTGGGAGGATCTGCAGAAAGCCGGAAAAACTGTGCTGGAACAGATGTGTTCGTAGATATATCCCATTTCTGAATGTTAGCAATCGCCAACGATAGTATAAAACTCCTTAGCAAAGCGTGCGGAGATTTTGCCGTCCTCGATtgattttgcaaatttagTCCATCGAAAAAAGATGAGTTGAGCGGCCAAGTTGCAGGCAAATATTGTCGTCGTTCTTGCAGGCGCATGGTCGACCATGCTTTCGGCCAGTCCTCTGATGTCCCGTGAGTGAACGGCTCGCATAAGGAACAATAACATGAAGAGAAGAGCTGTAAAGGTGCAAGTGATCGCGCTATCAAAGAATCACTCGACTTGTTCATCGTACTCAGCAACACATGAGTCGGGATATGATCTTGACTGGAGCTGTCAggtaaattattaaatatttttgctgtttttattgCCCATTTTTGAACTCTATACTTCTTTAGGATGGAGTATTCAGtgtgtagaagaaaaaaccatatATATTCGATCAGTCAGTAACCTTAGctatatttgaattttcatcCATTGATCACTGTGCGCTGTTACTATCAGATATGTGTCAGCAGAGAAGAGTGGGTGTTGAGCGAGTGTATGTCGACTCTTTCTTTCTGCCAATAGTTGTTCGTATTCTCTTCTTCCGAAACATTTCATGGAGCTTCGGTGCTTACGCTGAAagttttccgttttctttctgatttatCTAAAAATCAACTTTCGCATGAAACTAGATAGCACGCTACGTTGCAAAAGTGTACTATTGATTATTCGTGGCCTTCACATTTCGTTCTCTGTCAgtgaaagtaaataataaataataaatgacgCAATGAGGCACCgtgttaaaaaataaacatagtttattttttaacacGGTGCCTCATTGCGTCAAGTCTTGTCTGTagtatagaaaataaaacttcttTAAATCTGCTTTAACTTAACTTCTTTAAATCTTTAATGAAGTGTCGCAGTCACCCTCAAAATCCTATATTCACTAGATCTTTTAATATTACCTGGTTTTATGTCTagcttttcttctattttaaaCATTTCCTTAACAGATACGCTTTCTGTCTTAATTTTTAGTATGATGCGGATGAAAGTGCTTAACGTGATTAGCGCGCACGAGCTGTTTTGCTTTGCTTCTGTATGTTTTATCGGGGAGGAATGGTGGGAAAGTTTAGATAATCAGTAGTGGGAGGTCGCAAATACAAAGTATAAAGGTTCAAATTGGATTTTAACTCGactcattgtttctttttctcaacagACATTTCCTTGTCGGGTGCTTCTGCTGTGTTTTGTCTCTTTcccatatttctttctcgttgtCATTCCATCATATTTGCCAGGTGCCAGTTCTTGACGTAATTTAAAGTTTCTTTTGTCAAAATTCTTCCTGAGTAATTTAGTTGCGCACAACTTCGATTCACTTCGTTCGCAGTTATTCTTGTTGTGTTTTCAGTATGCACAGTGCGTTTGAAAAAGCTCGGATAGTCTTGCGGCTTTTCCTTTACGCTATTTATTTAACACTACAGTGGGTTTGTCAGAAGATAACTGAGGTGAGTTCATATGTCTATTTGTTGGGAAAAATCCACTTCAGTATTAGTGTAGGCTTTAGTACTAGGCTATAAGTGCTAATGTTTAGGGTATTCGAATATTTAATGACACTGCAGAAATCCCTGATGGTCAAGTGAGGATGCTTTCGATTGTTTGGAGATACAAAATCGATCCAGAAGAAATCGCTAAGAGACAGGACTTCGTTCTTGCCTCTGGACATTTCGAAAGCGCTGATCTGCTAAACAATTCACACTGGAGCATCTACGCTATCGAAAGGGTTtgtaattattatattgttcTCAAACGTGGTGGCGTATAACAGCTTTGACTGCTCTTCTAAATTAACACCTTTCAGGACTATGTGTTGTTTGTGCTGCTCCCCGAACCGGTTTTTAGCTACAACATCAGTGAAttcccttttatttttgtaccaCTGTTTGAAAGGGTTAGCCCTGCTTCATGTTCCATATCTATTCAGGGAGTTTAATTGTATTTTATAGGCTCTTGTTGCGGCAGAGATGAAGCGAAGCGAATTCTTGAAGTTTGCTGAGAAACTTGCCGCTCAACCTCAGCCGAAAACCGTATTATACACCAACACAGCTCGATGCGGTAGCACGTTACTAGGAAGAATGTTGCACAGGTCTTGTACAAATAATAAGAGTAACCTATTTTCTAACTACTTTGTTTCCACCGCAGGCTGTGAGTGatcaaaaatttaatgaagtgaaaataataaaaacctGGGATAAGATCCTCTCTTATCAATTCAAACTTCCTCGTCTTTCCGCTCTCGTCTGCCCCCTCTCCTTTTTCAAGTCTTTAGCAAATAAATAGCCGTAGATGTTAATAATAGCAAGCAAACCACAAACAACAACTAATCCAGAAACGCCCGGATGTTATCCACTTCCAGTTGTCTGACATTAATGGCATAAGATGTGTCTTACAGTACTTgacatttttctgagaaaaattccCGTTTCATAATGGAGGTAAGGAATTTCCGTCGCCGGCCCATTCCCAGTGACATTCGTAGCAAGGCTTGGTCGCGCATGTGCATGGTGTTGTTTTTCGGGGAGTGTGGTTGGGTGTTAGATAGGGTCGGTTTTCTGAAGACCTCTAAGTGAGTAAAGTTTCAGACCgggtttttctgtttgttatgCCGAGCATCCAGCGTTGACAACACTTACCATTGCACTCGGAGAAGGATTTATGAGCGAAACAGTGAGTTTTGAGATCTAGTCGCGGTGTACTCATGAATCATGCGGCAGATAGTTATATcggggtcaaaacaacatgaagcacggtgcagttgcgtaagcggccgcgctcgaagcggcgcttaCGCGACAGGATTAATGTTTCTGTGTAGTTATGTGTAAGTGTGCTTCCCTTAAATCCATTCTATAGTCCATGCATCGCCTACATTTTTGAGATATTTCTGAAGATTGCTGCGTTTGTAATAGGTCGATTACCGTTTGAGatagtttttaaaatactttttctcAGGAAGTACGTGAACTACTGCACGCCGCCATCACATGTCTAAGAGCTCATCTTCCGACTGGTGTTCTTTGCGTCCTGAAAACTCAGTCTTTCGAAGCAAGGCTCGTACCCTTATGCGAAGGGATACCGAACCTCAAGCACATCTTCATGTTTCGGAAGAAAGCACTTCTGTCTGTGGAGAAAGTACTGCGACGGTGAGACTCATTagttgacttacttgacttgatCGCCGGGCGGGTGTTATGGTCCAGCGCTGCTATTCGCTTCTTCGCCGTGGTGTGTCGTCCTTAGGCATATCCGAGCCCATTATGTTCGAGCTTCAGCTAGAGCTCGCATAGAATTCATCCATATGTCTCTCTTATTCGTAAACTATTGCGCTAGACTCATTACTTAGTTTCGTTTACAGGTCTGTCATTTAGCATTTAATGAGTCATTTAATGAGAGACCTACTTGACATGACGGTCTGAATTCCTTTGGTTTCCTTACACTGTATTCATTTACTCATTTTACTTGATAGTGCTTAATCCCAGATGAGAAACGTGCTCTAAAATCCTACaatgtatagttgggtcaaaacgatatgaagcacggagaGTTGCGtaggctgcgctcgaagcggcgcggtagaggtcgggatcgtgtaaggatcctcactaccgccacccatctctgcagttcgccagcACCGcatcgagtgcagccgcttacgcaactgtccgtgcttcacgtcgttttgacccgacaataCACTGTAACTAGCATCGCGAACGTGAAAACTTCTAGGTATTCAAGGATAGAAAGGCAAACACGGACCTAAAGAACTGCAGTTACGCATTATTTGTCCGATGATATCAGCAATACTCAAGAGTTCAAGtacagaatttcaaaaatttgcataTTTCGTGAAATTATGATGTTAATGGATTGATCGCGTGCGAGTTCTAACCGAAGAATGAGCAGGTTGAGCAGAGTCATATCCGAGGACGACACACGACGTGAAGATGTGAACAAGAGCATTAGAAAGTAATACTACAATATTAACCAGTTGATTAAGAGATCAGACTAATTTTGCATGgtctgaaaaaagttttttttttttgtagcagaTTCTCCTGATTCATTCTCAAGCTAGTGGGATGCTTTTTCGTTCCACTTAATACATCACTcgtattttcaatgttttctgcATCTTCTCAAcccaattttcttctcatcagtcaTCTGCACTCATTCTTCTCTCACCTATCTCGAGTCCTCTCACTAGAAAACTGTTCCTTGTGGGATTTTGAAGTGTATGAATGCGCCAATAAACACCAAGTTGATCGATATTCCAGAGAGGAATTTCTATACCATCTGCTGTTAGAACTTTACAACTATTCCCCATTTTTGTCACAATGTTTTGGAAGTCTCACCTCTGGCGAGGGAAAATGGATTCGACTACTTCATCCTCACAATCCCAGAGTGAGTTCCTTCATATCGCTCGGTATTCCTCGGATTTAACCTCTTGATTAACATATTTGTTTCCAGGCTTTAGCAGCTATAATATTAGCCTCACCGATGTCAGAATACTTGAAGAACAAGGATATGTATTGTCATCCTATTGTGTGGTTTCATGAAGTCATAGGGGATACAGAAAAAGTTTTGACTTCTCTGTTTAACGAGGTcgtttttgctttgaaaagcATGGTCGCTGAGTGAATGTTTGTAGAATCATGTATTTTAGATCGGAATCCCTCTTTCTTGCATTCCCGATGCTGTAGAATGCAAGAAGATTGACTCACAAGGCGGTTCATtcctttcttcacaaaatctaACGCATATCAAGGTGAGCAGTGCTAGAATGCGCCGAATTTCTAACAACACTTCGCGTTTTAcattttgcctttatttagtGACTACAGAACAGTTCCTGAGCAAAACAATGTAAAACTTATTTTGAAAAGCAATGTAGAACTTATTTTGAAAGTAGCTAGTAGAATAAAGTAGTGTATTCCACTATTTTATTGTGCATTCTAGTTCGCTCCAATATCCAATAGTGATTGGACAATGCTTGAAGACtatgcaaagaaaatgaacgtGCCTGAAGAAGTGTTTGAAGTCGATTGATTAAAATTCCATTGGAGATCTAATTTTGAATTCTCACCATCTGTGTAAATTATGCCTAAAGGGCCATAGTCCTGATTCAGATTGTCATACATTTGTTGCTTTCGCATTGTTATGTTGTCATATGTTGTGTGATCACAGTCTTTGTACGCTTACTTTCTTTAAAAGCTCACGATGATATAAGTATAAAGATTAGAAATATTTCCGGTGTAGACCGTATTTCTGATATGTAGCGGTGTAAATTCAAGAGAAATTAGAACCTAGCCCctgatttctttgtttaacCCATTGACGACAGTGCACGTTTTTGCTGTCTGGCACGTGGGACAGGCACGTTTTAAGGCATCGTGCAGCCGCGGCTCAATGTTGAGCCGCGTGGTCCCACggttaccacttttttcctgtgtacaaatttttgcctttttacATAATTTATCTTGTATTTGTTGCTAATCGCGTTGTtataggactttttttttagcttcatTTATCTTCTTATACACAGTTAAGTGAGTTTTAGCAGCCAAAGATGGACGAATCTGAGTTAGACGATTTAGAGAACAATTTTAAAAGACTACTCGATGAATCTGTTGAAGAAACTACAGAAAATGGTTCTACCTTCAAAGATGTTAGTGCTGCTTGCGGATAAGGAGTAAGATTCGAGAATTAATGAGAGATTGTCGGCGTCAGATAGTGAGAGGGAACAGACGAATGGTTAAGCGACGCAGAAACTCATGATGACCAGAAATTTTCGCATCAATTTGGTCCAAATGATCAGTCGCGTAGCTGTCGCAAACCAATCGTTTTTTGAGAGCTATATTTGGGCAAGGAATTGTTGCCAGTAACTGACGAAGGTgccagaataagaccagaacaccagAAGAGCCCaaaaccgtgttgttgtataaaaagggagatccacatgacatcagcaactatcgtccaatctgcctactgtccgtcatctacaatctctttacaagagtgatccttaataggattgaaaaagtcctggTTGAAGGGCAGCCATGGgtgcaagcagggtttcgaaaaggattcagcacgattgaccacattcacactgtttcggaattcatcgaggtatcacgagagtacaagatgccgctctgtctcaccttcatcgacttgaagaaggccttcgactcagtcgagacggaagcggtcgtggaagcattggacaaccaaggcgtccctactcagtatattaaggtacttcgagagttgtacagtaacttcacgaccggaatttcgccattctacaagaacatcatcattgacgtgaagaggagggtctgacagggtgatacaatttcacccaaaatattcacagccaccctcgagaacgcaatgcgaaagttggaatgggacgacatgggagtgaaggttgatggtcggcagctacaccatttgcgctttgctgatgacatcgtactgataacacctagcatcagccaagcggaacgaatgctgaccgaattcgacgaaacatgtggatgcatcgaccttcagctgaatctacaaaagacgatgttcatgcggaacagatgggtctcggatgcccccttcacgctcaacggaacgaacatatccgaatgcaccaactacgtttatctgggtcgggaactgaacatgatgaacgacctgacccctgagctgggcagaaggagacgagcggcttgggaagCGTACaaaagcatcgaggatgtagtgaagaagaccaggaacacccggctccgtgctcacctcttcaacaccaccgtaattcctgctttgacctaggcttcggaaacctgggcatttcgcaagcaggaagaaaacgcggtgagcgtcattgaacgcgcaattgagagagtgatgctaggagtatcccgtttcacgcaattGAGgcacgggattcgaagttctctcctacgtcagcgatcgaaggttagagacgccgccgcgtttgccaaggaaagtaaaataaggtgggccggacacgtgatgcgctttgatgacaaccgttggaccagagccgtgagcggctcggttccccgcgatattaagcgcactaccgatggtcagatttcttcacgaagtccttcagagaaaatatgatgctcttcgtgtcccacgcgaaaggaggaaccactgggctacccTGGCACGCGATtgggaaaaatggaagaattactggcgccagctcgaccagttcgaagatcagcgggagtcaaggtgatcgaGGTGATCAACTGTCGAAGAAACGAGTAAACATAGCAAGGAAAAGGATCCTAAATTTGATGACACTTATGTCGCTGAGATCAAAAACTTCATTGGATTGTTTGTAGTGAATGAAAAAGCCAATTTTGCATTGGATGTTTTTAAAGATTGCACAAAAAGTGTGATTTGCAACTAACCGTtgaatttgtttgttgttttcagtAGATAGAAACCTTTTTCCATGCCCATGTTGTGTGCGATAGTATTCGAAGATAATAAACTAATTAAGtacaaaaacttttaaaaaattgggaagTAACGGAAAATGACCGTTGGAAACCGTGCGGTTCAACGTTGAGTTGCGCTGCCGTCAAAGGGTTAATTTTTTGCGCTCTGAGTGTGGTTCGAATGATGTTTGATTAAAgtaatatatgatatatacttaaaggtagcataccacaaacctgaggtggtgcggatttcaggtggagtattcgtatacgggatagtagattatggagaggggtgtggttcc
This window of the Necator americanus strain Aroian chromosome III, whole genome shotgun sequence genome carries:
- a CDS encoding hypothetical protein (NECATOR_CHRIII.G9274.T1), giving the protein MSRDMILTGAVSMHSAFEKARIVLRLFLYAIYLTLQWVCQKITEGIRIFNDTAEIPDGQVRMLSIVWRYKIDPEEIAKRQDFVLASGHFESADLLNNSHWSIYAIERDYVLFVLLPEPVFSYNISEFPFIFVPLFERALVAAEMKRSEFLKFAEKLAAQPQPKTVLYTNTARCGSTLLGRMLHRPGFSVCYAEHPALTTLTIALGEGFMSETEVRELLHAAITCLRAHLPTGVLCVLKTQSFEARLVPLCEGIPNLKHIFMFRKKALLSVEKVLRREEFLYHLLLELYNYSPFLSQCFGSLTSGEGKWIRLLHPHNPRALAAIILASPMSEYLKNKDMYCHPIVWFHEVIGDTEKVLTSLFNEIGIPLSCIPDAVECKKIDSQGGSFLSSQNLTHIKFAPISNSDWTMLEDYAKKMNVPEEVFEVD
- a CDS encoding hypothetical protein (NECATOR_CHRIII.G9275.T1), with the translated sequence MDESELDDLENNFKRLLDESVEETTENGSTFKDNKTRTPEEPKTVLLYKKGDPHDISNYRPICLLSVIYNLFTRVILNRIEKVLVEGQPWVQAGFRKGFSTIDHIHTVSEFIEVSREYKMPLCLTFIDLKKAFDSVETEAVVEALDNQGVPTQYIKVLRELYSNFTTGISPFYKNIIIDVKRRV
- a CDS encoding hypothetical protein (NECATOR_CHRIII.G9276.T1), whose protein sequence is MRKLEWDDMGVKVDGRQLHHLRFADDIVLITPSISQAERMLTEFDETCGCIDLQLNLQKTMFMRNRWVSDAPFTLNGTNISECTNYVYLGRELNMMNDLTPELGRRRRAAWEAYKSIEDVVKKTRNTRLRAHLFNTTVIPALT